A genomic region of Cannabis sativa cultivar Pink pepper isolate KNU-18-1 chromosome 1, ASM2916894v1, whole genome shotgun sequence contains the following coding sequences:
- the LOC115707368 gene encoding uncharacterized protein LOC115707368 isoform X1, which translates to MEGPKIQFVLGSYIFMAGPADNVQNWKKQDEEQNKKTDQKPIKNSGETEFTTKYDNLFVDIQNILEGERFKEENYVSSFGPPSWTPEEIDSAKIIFKQCLDIDLDNVIQSGRDFELKKSLSILLSSNVFPENSVDEVTKFVDDFVQSCEQYEMAKQDLREIQEKEKSIDDQKTAMKQLSSKFLPIRKQAEAVDHEIAELERQLTERKAKKTRLGKMLQVLADQATTSKQSLVRDEEDHVKFCELKKEQAEKVINDVKTSWDTLKSIGYYKIMLL; encoded by the exons atggaaG gtcCCAAAATTCAATTCGTCTTAGGCTCATATATTTTCATGGCCGGCCCGGCAGACAACGTTCAAAACTGGAAAAAACAAGACGAAgagcaaaataaaaaaactgaTCAG AAACCAATAAAAAATTCCGGAGAAACAGAATTTACTACTAAATACGACAATTTGTTTGTTGACATCCAAAATATATTGGAAGGAGAGAGGTTTAAGGAGGAGAACTATGTGAGCAGCTTCGGCCCTCCTTCATGGACACCAGAGGAGATTGACTCTGCCAAAATTATCTTCAAACAATGCCTTGATATTGATCTTGATAATGTCATCCAATCGGGTAGGGATTTCGAGCTCAAGAAATCGCTTTCAATTTTGCTAAGTAGCAATGTCTTTCCCGAGAATTCTGTAGATGAGGTAACCAAATTTGTGGATGACTTTGTTCAAAGTTGCGAGCAATATGAAATGGCCAAACAAGACTTGAGAGAAATCCAAGAGAAGGAAAAGTCCATAGATGATCAGAAAACAGCTATGAAGCAATTATCTTCAAAGTTCTTGCCAATAAGGAAACAAGCAGAGGCTGTTGATCATGAAATTGCCGAACTAGAAAGACAGCTAACCGAAAGGAAAGCAAAGAAGACACGTCTAGGTAAGATGCTTCAAGTTTTGGCTGATCAAGCAACTACTTCAAAACAGTCACTTGTTAGAGATGAAGAGGATCATGTTAAGTTTTGTGAGCTCAAGAAAGAACAAGCAGAGAAAGTGATTAATGATGTGAAAACTTCGTGGGACACTTTAAAAAGTATTGGTTATTATAAGATTATGCTTTTGTAA
- the LOC115707368 gene encoding uncharacterized protein LOC115707368 isoform X2, with the protein MAGPADNVQNWKKQDEEQNKKTDQKPIKNSGETEFTTKYDNLFVDIQNILEGERFKEENYVSSFGPPSWTPEEIDSAKIIFKQCLDIDLDNVIQSGRDFELKKSLSILLSSNVFPENSVDEVTKFVDDFVQSCEQYEMAKQDLREIQEKEKSIDDQKTAMKQLSSKFLPIRKQAEAVDHEIAELERQLTERKAKKTRLGKMLQVLADQATTSKQSLVRDEEDHVKFCELKKEQAEKVINDVKTSWDTLKSIGYYKIMLL; encoded by the exons ATGGCCGGCCCGGCAGACAACGTTCAAAACTGGAAAAAACAAGACGAAgagcaaaataaaaaaactgaTCAG AAACCAATAAAAAATTCCGGAGAAACAGAATTTACTACTAAATACGACAATTTGTTTGTTGACATCCAAAATATATTGGAAGGAGAGAGGTTTAAGGAGGAGAACTATGTGAGCAGCTTCGGCCCTCCTTCATGGACACCAGAGGAGATTGACTCTGCCAAAATTATCTTCAAACAATGCCTTGATATTGATCTTGATAATGTCATCCAATCGGGTAGGGATTTCGAGCTCAAGAAATCGCTTTCAATTTTGCTAAGTAGCAATGTCTTTCCCGAGAATTCTGTAGATGAGGTAACCAAATTTGTGGATGACTTTGTTCAAAGTTGCGAGCAATATGAAATGGCCAAACAAGACTTGAGAGAAATCCAAGAGAAGGAAAAGTCCATAGATGATCAGAAAACAGCTATGAAGCAATTATCTTCAAAGTTCTTGCCAATAAGGAAACAAGCAGAGGCTGTTGATCATGAAATTGCCGAACTAGAAAGACAGCTAACCGAAAGGAAAGCAAAGAAGACACGTCTAGGTAAGATGCTTCAAGTTTTGGCTGATCAAGCAACTACTTCAAAACAGTCACTTGTTAGAGATGAAGAGGATCATGTTAAGTTTTGTGAGCTCAAGAAAGAACAAGCAGAGAAAGTGATTAATGATGTGAAAACTTCGTGGGACACTTTAAAAAGTATTGGTTATTATAAGATTATGCTTTTGTAA